A single window of Meiothermus sp. DNA harbors:
- a CDS encoding glycerol-3-phosphate acyltransferase, whose translation MEWVYAALAGYFLGSLPFAYWFGILQNKNLLAEGSGNVGGTNAWRVLGPVPGLMVMTLDVAKGLMAVALGEFLARDPGGGLLGGALAVLGHCYSVWLLGRGGKGLAPALGALFAINPWLLAAAGGSFGLAYLLTRNPYRSVVLAAMAFPLASSAVGGSLSYLWFGFGVAVPILLKHLGEWNRPPGQLPRKVKSG comes from the coding sequence ATGGAATGGGTATACGCAGCGTTGGCCGGCTACTTTTTGGGTTCGCTGCCCTTTGCCTACTGGTTTGGCATACTGCAAAACAAAAACCTGCTTGCCGAGGGCTCGGGTAACGTGGGGGGCACCAATGCCTGGCGGGTGCTGGGCCCGGTACCAGGGCTGATGGTAATGACCCTGGACGTGGCCAAGGGCCTGATGGCCGTTGCGCTAGGCGAATTTTTGGCCCGCGACCCCGGTGGGGGGCTGCTGGGAGGCGCCCTGGCCGTGCTAGGACATTGCTATTCGGTGTGGCTGCTGGGACGCGGCGGCAAGGGCCTGGCCCCCGCCCTGGGCGCTCTGTTTGCTATTAATCCCTGGCTTCTGGCAGCAGCGGGCGGATCTTTTGGGCTTGCCTACTTGCTTACGCGCAACCCCTACCGGAGTGTGGTGCTGGCGGCCATGGCCTTTCCGCTGGCCTCGAGCGCCGTCGGGGGTAGCCTCAGCTATCTGTGGTTTGGCTTTGGCGTGGCGGTACCCATCCTGCTCAAGCACCTGGGCGAGTGGAACCGTCCCCCGGGTCAACTACCCAGAAAAGTGAAAAGCGGCTAG
- a CDS encoding M23 family metallopeptidase: MLRWLFALLTLSSLTLAQTTHTVQPGETLYRIAKQYNTTVEALQVLNNLSDPTQLRVGQVLRLSGQPSLSVYRLTQAPSPIEALEWPRQTVQGHLAVVRITAPAPVEGEVRFLNSTYPIQQNRVLLPVPALQAPGLYPALLRVGGEAVRLEVRVVAGTFGRFTLQLPPERRALLVPEKLRAERLRVVGSCDFDRPQQWRGPFQKPIQTNRITDPFGTRRSYDQGRSYSYHEGLDYGVPEGTPVYAPAPGVVGLAETLFVRGGAVTLDHGLGVCSGFWHLSRIAVRPGQHVKAGDLIGYSGNTGLSNGPHLHFEIRVRGIPTNPAPWYLAVP, from the coding sequence ATGCTTCGCTGGCTTTTTGCCCTCCTCACCCTTTCTTCTCTCACATTGGCGCAGACCACCCACACCGTCCAACCCGGCGAAACCCTCTACCGCATCGCCAAGCAGTACAACACCACCGTGGAAGCCCTGCAGGTGCTCAACAACCTAAGCGACCCCACGCAGCTCCGGGTGGGGCAGGTGTTGCGCCTGAGTGGGCAGCCCAGCCTGAGCGTCTACCGGCTGACCCAGGCCCCCTCCCCCATCGAGGCCCTCGAGTGGCCCCGCCAGACCGTGCAGGGCCATCTGGCGGTGGTGCGGATTACCGCCCCAGCGCCGGTGGAGGGCGAGGTGCGCTTCCTGAACAGCACCTATCCCATTCAGCAAAACCGCGTTCTGCTGCCGGTTCCGGCCCTGCAAGCCCCCGGCCTCTACCCGGCCCTCCTGCGCGTGGGCGGCGAGGCGGTGCGGCTCGAGGTGCGGGTGGTGGCCGGTACCTTTGGGCGCTTCACCCTGCAACTGCCTCCCGAACGTCGGGCACTTTTGGTACCCGAAAAGCTCCGGGCCGAGCGGCTGCGGGTAGTCGGTTCGTGCGACTTTGACCGCCCCCAGCAGTGGCGCGGCCCCTTCCAGAAGCCCATTCAGACCAATCGCATTACCGACCCCTTCGGCACCCGCCGCAGCTACGACCAGGGCCGCAGCTACTCCTACCACGAGGGCCTCGACTACGGCGTCCCCGAGGGCACCCCGGTCTACGCCCCGGCCCCCGGCGTGGTGGGCTTGGCCGAGACCCTGTTTGTGCGCGGGGGTGCGGTGACCCTCGACCACGGCCTAGGGGTGTGCAGCGGCTTCTGGCATCTTTCCCGCATCGCCGTCCGGCCCGGTCAGCACGTAAAGGCCGGCGATCTGATCGGCTATTCCGGCAACACCGGCCTTTCCAACGGCCCCCACCTGCATTTTGAAATCCGCGTGCGCGGCATTCCCACCAACCCCGCCCCCTGGTACCTGGCGGTTCCTTGA
- a CDS encoding 5-formyltetrahydrofolate cyclo-ligase: MNKAKLRSWAKGIRKGLPVAQLSAQVVQHLARFLASHQARHILLYSAFGSELDPAELQHCYPATYYLPRARTYALEVHPLPCKLVKHPYGFWEPAPETPKVAPSVLDAVLVPGLAFDPWGRRLGYGQGFYDRFLAGLPPSTLTIGLVAEALLLPELPHDPWDVPVRFLATEQGVRPVLQAL, encoded by the coding sequence ATGAACAAGGCCAAACTCAGAAGCTGGGCAAAAGGTATTCGCAAAGGGCTGCCAGTAGCGCAGTTATCCGCGCAGGTGGTGCAACACCTGGCCCGCTTTTTGGCCTCGCATCAGGCCCGGCATATCCTGCTCTACAGCGCATTTGGTTCCGAGCTCGACCCTGCCGAACTGCAACACTGCTATCCCGCCACCTACTACCTGCCCAGAGCCCGCACCTACGCGCTCGAGGTACATCCCCTGCCCTGCAAGCTGGTCAAACACCCCTACGGCTTCTGGGAGCCTGCCCCCGAGACCCCCAAGGTGGCGCCATCTGTGCTGGATGCCGTACTGGTGCCGGGGTTGGCCTTCGACCCGTGGGGCCGTCGGTTGGGGTACGGGCAGGGTTTCTACGACCGTTTTCTGGCCGGGTTACCACCCAGCACCCTCACCATTGGCCTGGTGGCCGAGGCCCTGCTGTTGCCCGAACTGCCCCACGACCCCTGGGATGTGCCGGTGCGGTTCCTGGCGACCGAGCAGGGGGTACGGCCCGTGTTGCAGGCGCTTTGA
- the deoC gene encoding deoxyribose-phosphate aldolase, translating into MATATIPQFHPLPERNPGTPFDPGALEGALVNRSAVERRAATLPTRRTVKKAWQAAWLLHAIRTIDLTTLSGDDTPGTVRRLCAKARQPVRPELLQDLGVPGLHLTTGAVCVYHEMVPTAVAALEGSGIPVAAVSTGFPAGLNPHRLKLQEIEASVAAGASEIDIVISRRHVLTGNWKALYQEVRDFREACGPAHMKSILAVGELGTLKNVYKASIVCMQAGSDFIKTSTGKEAVNATLQNSLVMVRAIRAYYEQTGHKVGFKPAGGIRSAKQALDWLILMKEELGHEWMQPHLFRIGASALLNDIERQLEHFAYGRYASMQYQPLG; encoded by the coding sequence ATGGCAACTGCAACCATACCGCAATTCCATCCGCTACCGGAGCGCAATCCCGGCACGCCTTTCGACCCCGGCGCCCTCGAGGGGGCATTGGTCAACCGAAGCGCGGTTGAGCGGCGGGCGGCTACCCTGCCCACTCGCCGCACGGTCAAAAAGGCCTGGCAGGCGGCCTGGCTCCTGCACGCTATCCGAACCATAGACCTTACCACCCTCTCGGGCGACGACACCCCCGGTACGGTGCGGCGTTTGTGTGCCAAGGCCCGTCAGCCGGTGCGCCCCGAGCTGTTGCAAGACCTGGGGGTACCCGGTTTGCATCTCACCACCGGTGCTGTGTGTGTCTACCACGAGATGGTACCCACGGCAGTAGCCGCCCTGGAAGGCTCAGGTATTCCGGTGGCCGCAGTCTCGACGGGTTTTCCGGCGGGCCTTAACCCGCACCGCCTCAAGCTCCAGGAAATTGAGGCTTCGGTCGCCGCAGGCGCCAGCGAGATTGACATCGTGATCTCGCGCCGCCATGTGCTTACGGGCAACTGGAAGGCGCTTTACCAGGAGGTGCGCGACTTCCGCGAGGCCTGCGGCCCGGCCCACATGAAGAGCATCCTGGCGGTAGGCGAGCTCGGCACCCTCAAAAACGTCTACAAAGCCAGCATAGTCTGTATGCAGGCCGGCTCCGACTTCATCAAAACCTCCACCGGCAAAGAAGCCGTCAATGCCACCCTGCAAAACAGCCTGGTGATGGTGCGGGCCATCCGGGCCTACTACGAGCAAACCGGCCACAAGGTGGGCTTCAAGCCCGCTGGGGGCATTCGCAGCGCCAAGCAGGCCCTGGACTGGCTGATTCTGATGAAGGAGGAGCTAGGCCATGAATGGATGCAACCCCACCTCTTCCGGATTGGGGCCAGCGCCTTGCTCAACGATATCGAGCGACAGCTCGAGCACTTCGCCTATGGGCGCTATGCCTCGATGCAGTACCAGCCGCTGGGGTAG
- a CDS encoding prohibitin family protein, translating into MFLLLGIVVAILGIFLLAQPGARRALGVPLLLAGLAIAAISQSFVVVPAGYVGVVFNVFGGVQPSPLGEGFRIVIPGIQSVVLYDARLKEVTLAKGPAPAGTSTPGEDAITARSKEGLDIGVDVTVQYRIKREEAPQLHRNLGPNYLETLIVPQIRSKVRDAVGLFNAAELISTQRTQLEAAVTKELREDLGAQHIELISVLLRRIDIPPSVAKVIEEKQTAEQQVQVEINRRQQAEIAAQRAVVQAKGERDAAILRAEGEAQAIRLRGEALRQSPQVIQLTVAEKLAPNINTIMVPTTGNFLLDLRSLQNLGQPAQPAR; encoded by the coding sequence ATGTTTCTACTCTTGGGCATCGTCGTGGCAATCTTAGGCATCTTCTTGCTGGCCCAACCCGGAGCCAGGCGGGCTTTGGGGGTGCCGCTCTTGCTGGCCGGCTTGGCCATAGCGGCCATCTCGCAGAGCTTTGTGGTGGTTCCCGCAGGGTATGTGGGGGTGGTGTTCAATGTGTTCGGTGGGGTTCAGCCCTCGCCGCTGGGAGAGGGTTTTCGTATCGTTATTCCGGGCATTCAAAGCGTGGTTTTATACGATGCCAGATTGAAAGAGGTCACCCTGGCCAAAGGGCCCGCCCCGGCAGGCACCAGCACCCCCGGCGAGGATGCCATCACCGCCCGCAGTAAGGAAGGGCTGGATATTGGGGTCGATGTAACGGTACAGTACCGCATCAAGCGCGAAGAGGCTCCGCAGCTCCACCGCAACCTGGGGCCGAACTACCTCGAGACCCTGATTGTGCCCCAGATTCGCAGCAAGGTGCGAGACGCGGTGGGTCTGTTTAACGCCGCCGAACTGATCAGTACGCAGCGAACCCAGCTCGAGGCCGCCGTTACTAAGGAACTGCGTGAAGACCTAGGCGCCCAGCACATCGAACTAATCTCGGTGCTCTTGCGCCGGATTGACATCCCCCCTTCGGTGGCAAAGGTGATCGAGGAAAAACAAACCGCCGAGCAACAAGTACAGGTCGAGATCAACCGCCGCCAGCAAGCCGAAATTGCGGCTCAGCGGGCTGTAGTGCAGGCCAAAGGCGAGCGCGATGCCGCCATTTTGCGGGCCGAAGGGGAGGCCCAGGCCATCCGGCTGCGCGGCGAGGCCCTGCGGCAAAGCCCCCAGGTGATTCAGCTCACCGTAGCCGAAAAGCTGGCCCCCAACATCAACACCATCATGGTGCCCACCACCGGCAACTTCCTGCTCGACTTGCGGAGCCTGCAAAACCTCGGCCAGCCCGCCCAGCCTGCGCGATAA
- a CDS encoding LCP family protein, which translates to MALLTLAGALAYGPQLREVQVGLFGAYQGGGPSEELSLVVAARDTEYCGYHTACGPGLRTDTIFYIRLRGSEATVVAIPRDLRYNGETPTGFYDGKINAVYERGGGAEGLRLAVENLLGVPVQHYMILTFEAVMKLVNAVDGVDVVLPYPMKYTDRAAGLYIDFPAGPVHLDGKDAVKYMRFRRWEGSDLGRLDRIKEVMGLALRKAQSPRYWSRLPGVAGAVWNALETTLPLTEALQRLPNLRSLALKSATLPTLEEGNFLVIDQAAMPSFTAGLLGYTPDAEVMARLVQAEALGLKTLLFDQSGAGLGEQYRQGFIELGIPPPEVQAGEVGGTSMVLVRSGVSIVGRDSPAFLLAKDYADLLHLPLQTRIRLEPRGYDVIIVLGPP; encoded by the coding sequence TTGGCCCTGCTGACCCTGGCGGGGGCCCTGGCGTATGGGCCGCAGCTTCGGGAAGTGCAGGTCGGGCTGTTCGGTGCGTATCAAGGTGGCGGCCCTAGCGAAGAACTCAGCCTGGTCGTAGCGGCCCGCGACACCGAATACTGCGGCTACCATACGGCCTGTGGGCCGGGGCTCCGCACCGACACCATCTTTTACATCCGCCTGCGCGGCTCGGAAGCCACCGTGGTGGCCATTCCCCGCGACCTGCGCTACAACGGCGAAACCCCTACCGGTTTTTACGATGGCAAGATCAACGCGGTGTACGAGCGCGGCGGCGGGGCCGAGGGCTTACGCTTGGCGGTAGAAAACCTGCTGGGTGTACCGGTACAGCACTACATGATTCTGACCTTCGAGGCTGTGATGAAGCTGGTGAATGCAGTGGATGGGGTGGATGTGGTGCTGCCCTATCCGATGAAATACACTGACCGAGCTGCGGGTCTATATATAGACTTTCCGGCAGGGCCAGTGCATCTGGACGGGAAAGATGCCGTCAAATACATGCGCTTTCGCCGCTGGGAAGGCTCCGACCTAGGCCGGCTGGATCGCATCAAGGAGGTGATGGGGCTGGCCTTGCGCAAGGCCCAAAGCCCTCGCTACTGGTCGCGTCTGCCGGGGGTTGCAGGGGCCGTGTGGAACGCCCTCGAGACCACCCTTCCCCTCACCGAAGCCCTGCAACGGCTGCCCAACCTGCGGAGCCTGGCCCTCAAGAGCGCCACCCTACCCACCCTCGAGGAAGGCAACTTTCTGGTAATTGACCAGGCGGCCATGCCCTCCTTCACCGCCGGGCTCTTGGGCTACACCCCCGATGCCGAGGTGATGGCCCGACTGGTACAGGCCGAGGCCCTAGGCCTCAAAACTCTGCTTTTCGACCAAAGTGGGGCCGGGCTGGGCGAACAGTATCGGCAGGGGTTTATTGAACTGGGCATTCCCCCACCCGAAGTGCAGGCGGGGGAGGTGGGAGGTACCAGCATGGTGTTGGTACGGAGTGGGGTCTCGATTGTAGGGCGTGATTCACCCGCTTTTCTCCTTGCCAAAGACTATGCCGATTTGCTCCACCTGCCCCTCCAGACCCGCATCCGCCTCGAGCCCAGGGGCTATGACGTGATTATTGTGCTGGGGCCGCCCTAG
- a CDS encoding FmdB family transcriptional regulator, translating to MPKYVYQNLETGEQYEFEQGFHDPAYTHHPETGAPIKRLIFAPAVVFKGSGWYIKDSKASSTASSSSKESSSCSTGTCGAAAD from the coding sequence ATGCCCAAATACGTCTACCAGAACCTCGAGACCGGCGAACAATACGAGTTCGAACAAGGTTTTCACGACCCAGCCTACACCCACCACCCCGAGACCGGCGCCCCCATCAAGCGCCTAATCTTTGCCCCGGCGGTGGTCTTCAAGGGCTCGGGTTGGTACATCAAAGATTCCAAGGCCTCCTCCACTGCTTCATCCTCGTCGAAGGAAAGCTCGAGCTGCTCTACGGGTACTTGCGGCGCCGCTGCCGACTAA
- a CDS encoding aldehyde dehydrogenase family protein: MTLTELMETLPYGPAPEAAQPALDWLKAHKGKFRLFIGGKWRDPALKEWFVTQNPANGQKLAEVAQAGPADVDEAVKAARKALAPWKETPGHVRARYLYALARQVQKHARLFAVLETLDNGKPIRETRDIDIPLVARHFYYHAGWAQLMESELPGYEPVGVVGQIIPWNFPLLMLAWKIAPALAMGNTVVLKPAEFTPLTALLFAEICQHIGLPPGVVNILTGDGSTGAALVEHPGVDKIAFTGSTEVGRLIRKATAGSGKKLSLELGGKSPFLVFEDADLDSAVEGVVDAIWFNQGQVCCAGSRLLVQEGIAEKMYAKLRARMEKLRCGDPLDKAVDIGAIVAPVQLQKIQQLVQKGVDEGAELWQPSWAVPSEGCFYPPTLFTQVAPASTIAQEEIFGPVLAALTFRTPEEAVRLANNTRYGLAASIWSEDINLALDIATQIKAGTIWINSTNLFDAASGFGGYRESGFGREGGKEGLWEYVKKAQSPKPKAQGPTTKAPSKTGTKETPIQASAMSLRPAIDRTAKLFIGGKQARPDSGYSKAVYGPDGRLLGEVGLGNRKDIRNAVEAARAAFEGWRKTPAHNKAQILYFLAENLSERAEEFARRLTEQTGQDGRAEVEAALEALFTAAAWADKYEGVVHPTPIRNVTLAIPEPIGVMGILCPDDQPLLALAKLAGTALAMGNTLVVVPSPVAPLTATDFYQVLETSDVPAGTFNIVTGERDELAKTLAEHDDVDAVWYAGPQAGRALVERASAGNMKRTWTLPESGALPDFDEILRQATQVKNIWVPYGA, encoded by the coding sequence ATGACCCTTACCGAACTTATGGAAACCCTACCCTACGGCCCCGCCCCCGAGGCCGCCCAACCTGCGCTGGACTGGCTGAAGGCCCACAAAGGAAAGTTCCGCCTTTTCATTGGGGGCAAATGGCGAGACCCGGCCCTCAAGGAATGGTTCGTTACCCAGAACCCGGCCAACGGCCAGAAGCTGGCCGAGGTTGCCCAGGCCGGCCCCGCCGATGTAGACGAAGCTGTCAAGGCCGCCCGCAAGGCGTTGGCTCCTTGGAAGGAGACCCCCGGCCATGTGCGGGCCCGCTACCTGTATGCCCTGGCCCGGCAGGTGCAGAAGCACGCCCGCCTGTTTGCGGTGCTGGAAACCTTGGACAACGGCAAGCCCATCCGCGAGACCCGCGACATTGACATTCCGCTGGTGGCCCGCCACTTCTACTACCATGCGGGCTGGGCCCAACTGATGGAAAGCGAACTACCAGGCTACGAGCCGGTGGGCGTGGTGGGGCAGATTATTCCCTGGAATTTCCCGCTTCTAATGCTAGCCTGGAAGATTGCCCCGGCCCTGGCCATGGGCAACACGGTGGTGCTCAAGCCCGCCGAGTTCACCCCGCTCACCGCGCTTTTGTTTGCGGAAATCTGTCAGCACATTGGCCTGCCGCCGGGGGTGGTGAACATCCTTACCGGCGATGGCAGCACCGGGGCGGCGCTGGTGGAGCACCCGGGGGTGGACAAAATCGCCTTTACCGGCTCTACCGAGGTGGGGCGGCTCATCCGCAAAGCCACAGCGGGCAGCGGCAAGAAGCTCTCGCTCGAGCTCGGCGGCAAGTCGCCCTTTTTGGTCTTCGAGGACGCCGACCTCGACAGCGCGGTGGAGGGCGTGGTAGACGCCATCTGGTTCAACCAGGGGCAGGTCTGCTGTGCGGGCTCGAGGCTCCTAGTTCAGGAAGGCATCGCCGAAAAGATGTATGCCAAGTTGCGGGCCCGCATGGAAAAACTGCGCTGCGGTGACCCGCTGGACAAGGCCGTGGATATTGGGGCCATTGTGGCCCCGGTGCAGCTACAAAAAATCCAGCAGTTGGTACAAAAGGGGGTGGACGAAGGCGCCGAACTCTGGCAGCCGAGCTGGGCGGTGCCGAGCGAGGGGTGTTTTTATCCCCCCACCCTGTTTACCCAGGTAGCCCCGGCCTCCACCATCGCCCAGGAGGAAATTTTCGGGCCCGTTTTGGCCGCCCTAACCTTCCGCACCCCAGAGGAGGCCGTCCGGCTGGCCAACAACACCCGCTACGGCCTGGCTGCTTCCATTTGGAGCGAGGATATCAACCTGGCCCTGGACATCGCCACCCAGATCAAGGCCGGCACCATCTGGATCAACAGCACCAACCTCTTCGACGCCGCCAGCGGCTTTGGCGGCTACCGCGAGTCGGGCTTTGGGCGCGAGGGGGGCAAGGAAGGGCTTTGGGAGTATGTCAAAAAGGCCCAAAGCCCAAAGCCCAAAGCCCAAGGCCCTACAACCAAGGCACCGTCTAAGACAGGGACTAAAGAAACGCCCATTCAGGCTTCGGCTATGAGCCTTCGGCCTGCCATCGACCGCACCGCCAAGCTCTTTATCGGGGGCAAGCAGGCCCGGCCCGATAGCGGTTACAGCAAGGCGGTGTACGGCCCGGACGGGCGTCTTCTGGGCGAGGTGGGGCTCGGCAACCGCAAAGACATCCGCAATGCGGTGGAGGCCGCCCGCGCCGCTTTCGAGGGCTGGCGCAAGACCCCTGCGCACAACAAGGCGCAAATCCTCTACTTTCTGGCCGAAAACCTGTCCGAACGGGCCGAGGAGTTTGCCCGCCGTCTCACCGAGCAGACCGGACAGGACGGACGCGCCGAGGTCGAAGCTGCCCTCGAGGCCTTGTTCACTGCGGCAGCCTGGGCCGACAAATACGAAGGGGTGGTGCACCCCACGCCCATCCGCAATGTAACCCTGGCCATCCCGGAGCCCATCGGCGTGATGGGGATTCTCTGTCCCGACGACCAGCCCTTGCTGGCCTTGGCCAAGCTGGCCGGAACCGCGCTGGCCATGGGCAACACCCTGGTGGTGGTGCCCTCGCCGGTAGCCCCCCTGACGGCTACCGACTTTTATCAGGTGCTCGAGACCTCCGATGTTCCTGCCGGCACCTTCAACATTGTGACCGGCGAGCGCGACGAACTGGCCAAGACCCTGGCCGAGCACGACGACGTGGACGCGGTTTGGTATGCGGGGCCTCAGGCCGGACGCGCCCTGGTCGAGCGAGCCAGCGCGGGGAACATGAAGCGCACCTGGACGCTGCCCGAGAGCGGGGCCCTGCCCGACTTTGACGAGATTCTGCGACAAGCCACCCAGGTAAAGAACATCTGGGTGCCTTATGGCGCTTAG